A single genomic interval of Tursiops truncatus isolate mTurTru1 chromosome 1, mTurTru1.mat.Y, whole genome shotgun sequence harbors:
- the H3-3A gene encoding histone H3.3, translated as MARTKQTARKSTGGKAPRKQLATKAARKSAPSTGGVKKPHRYRPGTVALREIRRYQKSTELLIRKLPFQRLVREIAQDFKTDLRFQSAAIGALQEASEAYLVGLFEDTNLCAIHAKRVTIMPKDIQLARRIRGERA; from the exons ATGGCTCGTACAAAGCAGACTGCCCGCAAATCGACCGGTGGTAAAGCACCGAGGAAGCAACTGGCTACGAAAGCCGCTCGCAAGAGTGCGCCCTCTACTGGAGGGGTGAAGAAACCTCATCGTTACAG gccTGGTACCGTGGCACTCCGTGAAATTAGACGTTATCAGAAGTCCACTGAACTTCTGATTCGCAAACTTCCCTTCCAGCGTCTGGTGCGGGAAATTGCTCAGGACTTCAAAACAGATCTGCGCTTCCAGAGTGCAGCTATTGGTGCTTTGCAG GAGGCAAGTGAGGCCTATCTGGTTGGCCTTTTTGAAGACACCAACCTGTGTGCTATCCATGCCAAACGTGTAACGATTATGCCAAAAGACATCCAGCTAGCACGCCGCATACGTGGAGAACGTGCTTAA